In Pseudorasbora parva isolate DD20220531a chromosome 20, ASM2467924v1, whole genome shotgun sequence, a single window of DNA contains:
- the LOC137049333 gene encoding gastrula zinc finger protein XlCGF57.1-like isoform X1, giving the protein MEFIKEESEDVKIEETLRVKDEEIEEQTDLMGLKKESEVLNETEEKDQFKNNYFITRENMFRCSQAENTLSKNKGTRSNFTCQKIGIGFTLKRCLNGHMRAGEKPYACQQCGKRFTQKQHLVDHIRIHTGEKPFTCQQCGKSFNRKGTLNRHMITHTGEKPYACPQCGKRFTKKQHIVDHIMIHTGEKPFTCKQCGKSFNRKCSLSKHWMIHTGEKPYVCLQCGKRIALKGNFNRHIRTHNGGKPYTCQQCGKTFAVKKSLDRHMQIHTGEKLFTCQHCGISFAQKQHFEVHMRIHTGEQTYTCPQCGKSFTQKQNLSRHIRVHTGEQL; this is encoded by the exons AtggagtttattaaagaggagagtgaagatgtgaagattgaagaaacaCTGAGAGTGAAAGATGAAGAAATTGAGGAGCAAACag ACCTGATGGGGCTAAAAAAGGAGAGTGAAGTACTGAATGAAACGGAAGAGAAAGATCAATTTAAGAATAATTATTTCATAACGAGAGAAAATATGTTCCGTTGCTCACAGGCTGAAAATACTTTATCTAAAAATAAGGGAACTAGAAGTAATTTCACTTGCCAAAAGATTGGAATCGGATTCACTCTAAAAAGATGCCTTAACGGGCACATGAGagctggagagaagccttacgcctgccaacagtgtggaaagagattTACTCAAAAACAACACCTTGTAGACCACATaaggattcacactggagagaagccattcACCTGCCAgcagtgtggaaaaagtttcaaCCGAAAAGGAACCCTTAACAGGCACATGATaactcacactggagagaagccttacgcCTGCccacagtgtggaaagagattCACTAAAAAACAACACATTGTTGACCACATAatgattcacactggagagaagccattcACCTGCAAacaatgtggaaaaagtttcaaCCGAAAATGTAGTCTTAGCAAGCACTGGatgattcacactggagagaagccttatgTGTGCcttcagtgtggaaagagaATTGCTCTAAAAGGAAATTTTAACCGGCACATCAGAACTCACAATGGAGGGAAGCCTTACacatgccaacagtgtggaaagacttttgctgtaaaaaaaagCCTTGATAGGCACATGcaaattcacactggagagaaactgTTTACATGCCAACACTGTGGAATAAGTTTCGCTCAAAAACAACACTTTGAAGTCCACATgaggattcacactggagagcaGACATACAcatgccctcagtgtggaaaaagtttcacTCAAAAACAAAACCTTAGCAGACACATAAGAGTTCACACTGGGGAGCAACTCTAA
- the LOC137049333 gene encoding gastrula zinc finger protein XlCGF57.1-like isoform X2, which produces MGLKKESEVLNETEEKDQFKNNYFITRENMFRCSQAENTLSKNKGTRSNFTCQKIGIGFTLKRCLNGHMRAGEKPYACQQCGKRFTQKQHLVDHIRIHTGEKPFTCQQCGKSFNRKGTLNRHMITHTGEKPYACPQCGKRFTKKQHIVDHIMIHTGEKPFTCKQCGKSFNRKCSLSKHWMIHTGEKPYVCLQCGKRIALKGNFNRHIRTHNGGKPYTCQQCGKTFAVKKSLDRHMQIHTGEKLFTCQHCGISFAQKQHFEVHMRIHTGEQTYTCPQCGKSFTQKQNLSRHIRVHTGEQL; this is translated from the coding sequence ATGGGGCTAAAAAAGGAGAGTGAAGTACTGAATGAAACGGAAGAGAAAGATCAATTTAAGAATAATTATTTCATAACGAGAGAAAATATGTTCCGTTGCTCACAGGCTGAAAATACTTTATCTAAAAATAAGGGAACTAGAAGTAATTTCACTTGCCAAAAGATTGGAATCGGATTCACTCTAAAAAGATGCCTTAACGGGCACATGAGagctggagagaagccttacgcctgccaacagtgtggaaagagattTACTCAAAAACAACACCTTGTAGACCACATaaggattcacactggagagaagccattcACCTGCCAgcagtgtggaaaaagtttcaaCCGAAAAGGAACCCTTAACAGGCACATGATaactcacactggagagaagccttacgcCTGCccacagtgtggaaagagattCACTAAAAAACAACACATTGTTGACCACATAatgattcacactggagagaagccattcACCTGCAAacaatgtggaaaaagtttcaaCCGAAAATGTAGTCTTAGCAAGCACTGGatgattcacactggagagaagccttatgTGTGCcttcagtgtggaaagagaATTGCTCTAAAAGGAAATTTTAACCGGCACATCAGAACTCACAATGGAGGGAAGCCTTACacatgccaacagtgtggaaagacttttgctgtaaaaaaaagCCTTGATAGGCACATGcaaattcacactggagagaaactgTTTACATGCCAACACTGTGGAATAAGTTTCGCTCAAAAACAACACTTTGAAGTCCACATgaggattcacactggagagcaGACATACAcatgccctcagtgtggaaaaagtttcacTCAAAAACAAAACCTTAGCAGACACATAAGAGTTCACACTGGGGAGCAACTCTAA